The proteins below come from a single Panicum hallii strain FIL2 chromosome 7, PHallii_v3.1, whole genome shotgun sequence genomic window:
- the LOC112900163 gene encoding ABC transporter G family member 25-like, whose protein sequence is MRDAKPLRLQRRGRGVALRLPVLLQLLGFLLLLAGVARAQQSPLPPVPPAPPLAPALSAVEKQLNILTNNVAGTISDKFSFCVADPEEDWNEAFNYTSNLAFVDKCLQDSQGDLPQRLCTPNEVKFYFSSLYDRDGDKNINLKTNINCNISSWGKGCDPGWACATDPVPDPRKHDSNNIPLRRRNCQACCEGFFCPRGLTCMLPCPLGSYCPRATANETTGLCDPYKYQITPNSSSTESCGGADMWADIQSTEEIFCPAGYYCPTTTKRDSCSSGHYCRLGSTAEEKCIIKGSCDENEDNENIVILGACIVGALCLLLLIIYNCSDKFLSIRERRKARSRENAIQLARQQVKAHEGWKAARQFARRHVNGMQSHLSRTFSRRKSFRQQVDPDNSSRRVQEAPLMGQDKTQEMSDSAVFAAESTTEITEVMPSVIVDVSDEGEVVAAKEKPVSKGKHRSTHTQVFKYAYGEIEKEKFQQQENKNLTFTGVIGMVKDQQKEITRPLLKVEFRDLTLMLGKKKLLRSINGELRPGRVTAVMGPSGAGKTTFLNAVTGKVNGYKVTGSVLVNGKNVNIRSYKKIIGFVPQDDIVHGNLTVEENLWFSAKCRLSARMKHRDKVLIVERVIDSLDLQGIRNSLVGTVEKRGISGGQRKRVNVGIEMVMEPSLLILDEPTSGLDSSSSQLLLRALRHEALEGVNVCAVVHQPSYTLYNMFDDLILLAKGGLMVYNGPVKTVEDYFTTLGIHVSDRVNPPDHYIDILEGIVKPESGIKAKHLPVHWMLYNGYEVPSDMQDDLKEIGEQTPQICSSPSMSGSTPHCLPLRNAFTEERDRLEHHLSKPKDLSSRKTPGIFMQYKYYLGRVTKQRLREAKLLAVDFLILGLAGICLGTIAKLSDKTFGMPGYIYTIIAVSLLCKIAALRSFSLERLQYFRERESGMSSLAYFLARDTIDHFSTVVKPIIYLSMFYYFNNPRSTMADNYIVLLALVYCVTGIGYTFAICFSPGSAQLCSALIPVVLTLLSTQKSTPMFLKRLCYSKWALEGFIIVNAKKYPGVWLITRCGLLFNNTFDIHNYKLCILILFVYGLFFRMVAFTAMILLKKR, encoded by the exons ATGCGCGATGCCAAGCCTCTCCGGCTCcagcggcggggccggggcgtcGCCCTGCGCCTCCCCGTGCTGCTTCAGCTTCtcggcttcctcctcctcctcgccggcgtcGCACGTGCCCAGCAGAGCCCGCTGCCCCCGGttcccccggcgccgccgctcgcgccggcGCTGTCGGCCGTCGAGAAGCAGCTCAACATCCTGACTAACAACGTCGCCGGGACCATCTCCGACAAGTTCAGCTTCTGCGTCGCCGACCC GGAGGAGGATTGGAACGAGGCCTTCAACTACACATCCAACCTCGCCTTCGTGGATAAGTGCCTCCAGGACAGCCAAG GTGATCTGCCACAGCGTCTGTGCACACCCAATGAAGTCAAATTCTACTTCTCAAGTTTGTATGACCGTGACGGCGATAAGAACATCAACCTCAAGACTAATATAAACTGCAACATATCTTCCTGGGGGAAGGGGTGTGATCCAGGATGGGCATGCGCTACCGATCCAGTTCCTGACCCCAGAAAACATGATAGCAACAATATTCCGCTGAGAAGAAGGAACTGCCAGGCATGCTGCGAGGGCTTCTTCTGCCCCCGCGGTCTTACTTGCATGCTCC CTTGTCCACTAGGCTCGTACTGCCCACGTGCCACAGCGAATGAGACAACTGGTCTTTGCGACCC ATACAAGTATCAAATAACTCCAAACTCAAGTTCGACGGAGAGCTGCGGAGGTGCTGACATGTGGGCTGATATCCAGAGCACTGAAGAAATCTTCTGCCCAGCTGGTTACTACTGTCCAACCACAACAAAAAGAGATTCTTGTAGCAGCGG GCACTATTGCAGACTAGGTTCCACCGCTGAAGAAA AGTGCATAATAAAGGGCTCCTGTGATGAAAACGAGGACAATGAAAACATAGTCATTCTCGGTGCTTGCATAGTG GGTGCATTGTGCCTGTTGCTTCTGATCATATACAACTGCTCCGACAAATTCCTCAGTATTCGTGAACGGAGGAAGGCAAGATCAAGAGAGAACGCCATTCAGCTGGCTCGGCAGCAGGTGAAGGCACACGAGGGATGGAAGGCGGCAAGACAGTTTGCAAGGAGGCATGTGAATGGCATGCAGAGTCATCTTTCACGCACATTTTCAAGAAGGAAATCGTTTCGTCAGCAGGTAGATCCAGATAATTCTAGCCGTAGGGTGCAGGAAGCACCACTGATGGGTCAGGACAAGACGCAGGAAATGTCAGACTCTGCTGTATTTGCAGCTGAGAGCACAACTGAGATAACTGAAGTGATGCCGTCAGTTATCGTTGATGTCAGTGATGAAGGAGAAGTAGTTGCTGCAAAGGAAAAGCCTGTGTCAAAGGGAAAGCACAGATCAACTCACACACAGGTATTCAAGTATGCTTATGGCGAGATCGAGAAGGAGAAGTTCCAGCAGCAGGAGAACAAGAATCTAACCTTCACTGGGGTGATCGGCATGGTGAAGGATCAGCAGAAGGAGATAACTAGGCCTTTGCTCAAGGTTGAATTCAGGGACCTGACTTTGATGCTTGGAAAGAAGAAGCTGTTAAGATCTATCAATGGTGAACTCCGGCCAGGCCGTGTAACTGCTGTCATGGGCCCATCAGGAGCTGGCAAGACCACATTCCTCAATGCTGTCACTGGGAAGGTGAATGGCTATAAGGTGACAGGTTCGGTCCTTGTTAATGGGAAGAACGTTAATATCCGTTCTTACAAGAAGATCATAGGTTTTGTGCCACAAGATGACATTGTTCACGGGAACTTAACAGTGGAGGAGAACCTTTGGTTCAGTGCAAAGTGCAG GCTCTCTGCGAGAATGAAGCACCGCGACAAGGTCCTCATAGTTGAGAGGGTAATAGATTCTCTGGATCTCCAGGGTATCAGAAATTCATTGGTTGGGACTGTTGAAAAGCGTGGGATTTCTGGTGGGCAAAGAAAGCGTGTTAATGTGGGCATTGAGATGGTAATGGAGCCATCACTTCTAATCCTCGATGAACCAACTTCTGGCCTGGACAGTTCCTCATCACAACTGCTCCTCAGAGCTCTTCGGCACGAGGCACTTGAAGGCGTGAATGTGTGCGCCGTTGTTCACCAACCGAGCTATACATTGTACAACATGTTCGATGACTTGATACTTCTTGCAAAAGGAGGGTTGATGGTTTACAATGGTCCGGTCAAGACTGTTGAGGACTACTTCACAACCCTTGGAATCCATGTTTCTGACCGCGTAAACCCGCCAGACCACTACATTGACATTCTGGAGGGCATTGTGAAGCCTGAGTCTGGCATCAAAGCGAAGCACCTACCAGTGCACTGGATGCTATACAATGGCTATGAAGTACCAAGTGACATGCAAGATGATCTCAAGGAAATTGGTGAACAAACCCCACAAATATGCTCTAGCCCTTCAATGTCTGGTTCAACCCCTCATTGCCTCCCCCTCAGAAACGCTTTCACAGAAGAACGTGATCGTCTCGAACACCATCTGTCAAAACCAAAGGACTTATCTAGCAGAAAAACACCAGGGATCTTTATGCAGTACAAATATTACTTGGGAAG GGTTACCAAACAGAGGTTGCGTGAAGCTAAGCTGCTTGCGGTTGATTTCCTGATACTAGGCCTAGCTGGTATTTGCTTAGGGACGATAGCAAAGCTCAGTGACAAGACATTCGGGATGCCTGGCTACATATACACTATAATTGCAGTTT CTCTTTTGTGCAAGATTGCAGCATTGAGGTCGTTTTCTCTGGAAAGATTACAGTACTTTAGGGAAAGAGAATCTGGAATGAGCTCGCTGGCGTACTTTCTTGCCAGGGACACAATTGATCATTTCAGCACTGTTGTAAAGCCAATCATTTACCTTTCTATGTTCTACTACTTCAACAACCCGAGATCAACAATGGCAGATAACTACATTGTACTCCTCGCACTTGTGTACTGTGTGACGGGGATAGGATACACCTTCGCCATCTGCTTCAGCCCTGGCTCGGCACAGCTG TGTTCGGCACTTATACCGGTTGTTCTAACCTTATTATCCACTCAAAAGAGTACTCCGATGTTTCTGAAGAGATTGTGCTACTCAAAATGGGCATTGGAGGGCTTCATAATTGTAAACGCCAAAAA GTATCCTGGAGTTTGGTTAATAACTCGCTGTGGCCTGTTGTTCAACAATACTTTCGATATCCACAACTACAAGCTCTGTATTTTGATTCTGTTTGTGTATGGTCTGTTCTTCAGGATGGTGGCATTCACGGCCATGATTTTGTTAAAGAAGCGATGA